Within the Platichthys flesus chromosome 8, fPlaFle2.1, whole genome shotgun sequence genome, the region ATGAACGACTTAAGAGGAAATCAGAGGATTAAAAATTGTTcgagacagggaggagaagaggaggataaaTACACAGACGCTTCTGTAAGCAAAGCCGAGAGTGGATATATAAAAGATTATTGTGGGATGGAGGTGAGGGTGGGCGTATGTGGAGAGGTAGATGGCATTAAAAAGTAAAGGTGCCGAAAGAGGAGTACAGCGTTAGAGAAGAACGACAGTTGGAAAGAATGAGAGAACGAGCCAGGAAGCGGAGAAGATAGAGGATCATTAAGAGGATGTGTCGATAGGAGACTTTGGCATGTaggcaaaaacacacataaaggTTTGTGCCAAGAGGATATTTATGAAAGGAAACCAGGGAAACTGTGGAACAGAAACATATGCTTGTTGATATTCATGGAGCATTTCCCAATATGGTCTCTGCTCCTACCTTGACACTCCCTCTTGTGTGCAtatgttcctcctcctcactttttcTGTATCAAAAGCTGGGACtgcttaaaataataatatctaaGCTAAGATAAATGATATTAAGAAACCAGAGAAATATTCTGGGTCCATGCCAAATTGTGTGGCCCCCTTCCTTGTCACCCATATCAAACAGTGCCTGTGTCAAGCTGAGACAGGAGCTGGTGGCTGTTGATACTGATATtgtttcacatacacacacatacaggtacAGAAAGTGTAGCTATTTTTACACCTATcttacaggaaaaaaacaacacccgACCAATCTTTGGAACCATTTTTCTTTTGCAGCAAACTCAGCTGATACTGACTTGAGCCTTCATTGCCAGGAACTCAtttcccctctcctccgctGACGGACTGTCCAAcactccatctgtctcctcgccaccatccctccctctcccctgccccactccctccatctcttctaTTGTTGCCATCTCTTATTTTGCTTTGCATGGATTTTGACTACAGCCAAGGGGCGATTTTGCATCTAGCACTGAGTGCACATATgaactcacacgcacacacatgcctgcATGTAccgagggggagaaaaaaatacttgCCTTTAGAGGATTTGTTTATCAAATGTGCTGTCAAATCATGTCAGGCATTTCATGTCAGGGCACATTTTCCTGCCTCAGGCTTCTCAGAAGAAATAGTTCAAACAAGAGTGTGGCACAATGTAATTTCCACAACTTTCACCACTGTATATTATTCATATtctataaataatgttcagtgTATGCGAGTGCACAGGGATCATTTATctgaattttaaatttttgttaTTGATGTTGGTGTCAGAAATTCGCTTCGAGACAAGTCCCAAAACATCGACAGAGGAACATATTAATGTTGCAGAAAAATGTTTCTCTGTAAAACATCTCGCTAAAACATTTCTGGGGATTTCAGGACCACTGCTGTTAATAATTTACAGTAATTTCACGAACAATaacaaccaagacaaaacatgCATTATACATGTCAGCTTGTAGTGAGCCTGTTCTGTATGAGAAAACTGTGTGCTTTGTATATTTACTGATTTGTAtgtgcatttctgtgtgtgctttGGTCACAACCCAATATATGTACAATCAGTTGCTTTTTCTATTTCTCCTTACACATTACTTGTTATATATTAATAACTGTATTGCAGTGCGGTTAACTGTAGTGCAGTCATAACAAGTTAAGTGCTTTTGTTGTCTTCAACGTTATCAACAGCACTGTGGGCAATTAATCTGATTTCCTTCCCCCCGATCTCCCCTTCATTTTAGTTTCATGTCACTCACTCAAATTCAGTTTATctctggggaaaaaaatcttCCTCACTTATTTTCACTCTCTGCAACTGTCACTGTCCAattttctccatctctgttgTCCGTTTGCCTCCTCTCATTCTTGTAATCTTTCTTGCCCACTTACTTCACCCCTCATCGCACTCTGCCTCGATATGTCCGTTTGTCTTCTCCTTGGTCGCTCTGACCCATATAATAGTGGACAGACCGTCTAAATTACATCTGACTTTTCAATCCATGAATCTTCTCGACTTTAGAGATAAAAATGACTACTTTTAACAGCATGTCCAAGAAACAGCAGTAGTAGTCAAGAAGGAATTTCTACCAGCTCTTTCTACTTTCTGTTTTGAATGTAGAGATGCCTCTTTGAATTACAGCCTTTGCACCATTTATAATACACCTActgatttcttctctttcaaTCAGGAGCTGTGTACCAACATGGCAGCTGAGAGTCTTGCTGAGCTCCGCGACTGGCTCTTTCTGCTTCTCCTGTGCCTCACCTTATTGGCTGAGGTGCTGGAACTGGCGGCAGCGGCAATTGCCATGGAGACGGGCGAGGGAGATGAGGGCATTGTTTGTCCCTCAGTGTGCCGCTGTGATGAGGGCTTTATCTACTGCAATGACCGTGGCCTCAGCCTAATTCCTCCACTACCGTTAACAGCTGCCATCCTCTACTTGCAGAGCAACCGGCTGAGTAATGCCGGACTGCCTCCCTCACTGGAACGTAGTAATTCTATACGAGTGATTTACCTGTATGCTAACCAATTAGATGAATTCCCTTTACATCTCCCGCCTTCATTACGAGAGCTTCACTTGCAGGATAATAATATACGAACGTTACCGCGGTCAAGTTTGGCCAAATTACCATTGCTAGAACGTTTACACCTGGATGATAACTCGATATCAACGGTTAGCATTCAGGAGAGAGCTTTTTCGGGGACTCCAAGGCTTCGACTGCTGTTCCTGTCTCGAAACCACCTGTCAAGCATCCCTGCGGGCATGCCAGCTTCCTTGGAAGAGTTGCGACTTGACGACAACAGAATCAGCACCATCCCCACACATGCCTTCCGGGGGCTTTCCTCACTGCGACGCTTAGTCCTGGATGGGAACCTGTTGGCCAACACACGCATTGCAGATGACACCTTTTCCCGTCTCTCCAACCTGACGGAGCTGTCGCTGGTCAGGAATGCCCTGCAGTCACCACCTGTCAAACTGCCTTCAGCTCACCTGATAAAACTCCATTTGCAAGACAATGGAATGACCCACATACCAAGGGGGGCACTTGATGGGATGCGGCGGCTACAGAGGCTGGACCTGTCAGGAAACAATCTTACCAGTCTCCCCCGAGGACTTCTGAAGGACACAGAAAGCCTTGAGATGCTACTAGTGCGAGGAAACCCCTGGTACTGTGGTTGCAACCTTCGCTGGCTACACGCCTGGCTGCACAGCCGGGGGGCAGGAGTGACAGTCAGAGGTCTGACTTGTCAAGGGCCTGAGTCTGTAAGGGGCCAGATCTTGCGAGACCTAAATGACCTGATGGAGCAGTGTGAAGGCCCTCCTGTTGGTCCCAGCACTGGAGTCGGGGTGAACCCAGcagaaaaagatggaggaagtgaagatggtGTTGGAGGCGGACAAGCAGTGGCTTCTGAGCCACATGGCAGCACCACCACTTCCTCTCTGTTGGTCTCCACACAAGGTTCCCTCTTTACTCTGCGAGCCAAGCGGCCGGGCATTGTTATGCCTCTGCCTCCCAGTGAAGGAGGACATATATCTGGCGAGGCCTTGGAGCTGACTGTAAAACCTCTCTCTTCAGACAGTGTACTGGTCAGTTGGCTGTGTCCACAACCAGTACCCTCCTTCCGCTTGTCGTGGCTGAGATTGGGTAGCAGTGCATCTCTTGGTTCAATAACAGAGACTTTGGTTCCTGGGGAGAGGACACAGTATCTCCTTAACCAGCTCAGCCCACACTCACATTACCTCATCTGCCTGTTGCCACTACGACAAGAGCACTCATTTGGGGGTTCTAGCATGGGTTCATCGCGATCTGGCAGCATGGATACGGACAGTAAAGACTCagcccctgcttgtgctcaaatAGAGACTGGAGATGCTCTGATTAGCTCAGGAGGGGAGGGGTCTGATAAAGATGGCCAGGACTCAGAGATAACAGCCCTGCCATTAGCTGGGATCATAGGGGGTGCTACAGCATTGGTAAGCCTGTTGTTGATATTTGGCATCTTCTGCTGGTATGGACAGAGGGCAGGTTACAAGTCTGGGGACTCGGGCACATACAGCAGGGGCCGAGGTGGAAAAACTTATGATGACTATGTAGAATCGGGCACGAAGAAAGACACTTCCATTTTAGAGATTAGGGCCCCTCCTCCAGGGTTTCAGATGACAACTATGGCCCATCAGCCACTTCAACCGAAGCTGGAGGATGTCACCTATATCCACACaattttcccctcctcttcttcttcctcccaaGCTAACGGGACCTACCGGAGCACCCTCGGGGCTGGCAGCCTAAATGGCACCATTCTCAGCCAAACCAGCCACCATCATGTCACTTATGGCACCAACCGTGGCTACAGAGATGGTGGTATCCCCGACATAGATTATGTCTACACGTGATGATACAGGGACACTGTCCTTAAGCCATGTATGCCAGAGGTCCCATTTAGGATGACGACCCTTGGCTATTGGCCATTTTGTCCTTGGTTTCCAAAGTACCCTCTGTGCCTCTGCTGGTTCAattctgattggtttgtttaGTAGAAAAGCCTGATTTTAGTAATGCTGATTGGGCATTGCTATTGAGTGACAGAAATTACTGTCCTGCTATACTCTGCTACTGTATACAACAATGTACGGTAGGCCTTTTCAACTCTACTTATAGTTATGAATGGTTACGTTTTCTCTTTTGGATATCTCAGTGTCTTTCAAGTTCTTCTAAGCTCATAATATTACACAGTAACTTATTTGAGGTTGATATAATAGGCTGTAGCTGATTTAGCAGgagatatatttattatatgaGGAAAAGGCACTTGATGTGTATAGCGATAGCTCTCGTATCTCCCTACCAACTGTAAGCTCTGTGCTGTATAGATAAAAAGGATAACAGAGGGAGAATTCAATTGTTGTTATAACCCACAGATGAAAATGCATCATGGTTGACATGAAAAGATGTGTTTCTAGTCCCCTCCGTTCCcctactttttaatttgttctccTTTCCGTCCCTTTTTTTGGCTGAGActctttccttttatttctctcatgTCTGTCGTTAGCAGAGGACGACTTTGTTCTCTCCATGGGAGCTGACAGAAGTGATAATAGTCCTGACAGAGACTGGAGACACAAACCACAGCATGGGAAGActaatgagagggagagagagagagagaaagagagagagggagtgggggtgataaatggattgatggatggagggGGAAAACATGAAAGAAGACAAGCGGGAAAGAGAAGGGTGCCAGTCTGGGCTGAGAAAGGTGTGTTGGCTCAAGGCAGAGAGTGAGGACAGAAGAGTGGAAAAAAAGGCAGATAAGTAAAAAGCAGGATGTGTTACAAATGCAGCGGCAGGAGGTAAAAAAgcacacaaaaggaaaaaaaggatggGGGATCGAGA harbors:
- the flrt1b gene encoding leucine-rich repeat transmembrane protein FLRT1; amino-acid sequence: MAAESLAELRDWLFLLLLCLTLLAEVLELAAAAIAMETGEGDEGIVCPSVCRCDEGFIYCNDRGLSLIPPLPLTAAILYLQSNRLSNAGLPPSLERSNSIRVIYLYANQLDEFPLHLPPSLRELHLQDNNIRTLPRSSLAKLPLLERLHLDDNSISTVSIQERAFSGTPRLRLLFLSRNHLSSIPAGMPASLEELRLDDNRISTIPTHAFRGLSSLRRLVLDGNLLANTRIADDTFSRLSNLTELSLVRNALQSPPVKLPSAHLIKLHLQDNGMTHIPRGALDGMRRLQRLDLSGNNLTSLPRGLLKDTESLEMLLVRGNPWYCGCNLRWLHAWLHSRGAGVTVRGLTCQGPESVRGQILRDLNDLMEQCEGPPVGPSTGVGVNPAEKDGGSEDGVGGGQAVASEPHGSTTTSSLLVSTQGSLFTLRAKRPGIVMPLPPSEGGHISGEALELTVKPLSSDSVLVSWLCPQPVPSFRLSWLRLGSSASLGSITETLVPGERTQYLLNQLSPHSHYLICLLPLRQEHSFGGSSMGSSRSGSMDTDSKDSAPACAQIETGDALISSGGEGSDKDGQDSEITALPLAGIIGGATALVSLLLIFGIFCWYGQRAGYKSGDSGTYSRGRGGKTYDDYVESGTKKDTSILEIRAPPPGFQMTTMAHQPLQPKLEDVTYIHTIFPSSSSSSQANGTYRSTLGAGSLNGTILSQTSHHHVTYGTNRGYRDGGIPDIDYVYT